In a single window of the Vitis vinifera cultivar Pinot Noir 40024 chromosome 6, ASM3070453v1 genome:
- the LOC100255378 gene encoding exocyst complex component EXO70B1 has product MAEHGEEKLLAVARHIAKTLGHNDSTADDILQIFSNFDGRFSRDKLSEKMGDGDPRSCAALEHTLKSLDRQISQYVAADQPIWADSVDAGAFLDAVDELIATLREWHPMTGEKSVAACLDRAEDLLQQAMFRVEDEFRSLMERGGESFELSRPLGPGESAGNYLFDSEDEDDDGGMIGCGDDHQIPIAHPISDYDILIDALPSVTINDLHEIAKRMVAAGFGKECSHVYSSCRREFLEESISRLGLQKLSIEEIQKMAWCDLEDQIERWTKAATVALRILFPSERRLCDRVFFGFSSAANLSFMEVCRGSTIQLLNFADAVAIGSRSPERLFKVLDVFETLRDLMPEFEAVFSDQYCLLLRNEAITIWRRLGEAIRGILMELENLIRRDPAKSEVPGGGLHPITRYVMNYLRAACRSRQTLEQVFNESIDDRTSSSSLSVQMAWIMELLESNLEVKSRIYRDPALCSVFMMNNGKYIVQKVKDSELGLLLGDDWIRKHTAKIRQYQVNYQRSSWNKVLAVLKADNTSLAPNPSLNTMRERLKLFNLHFDETCRAQSTWFIFDEQLREELRISVVENLSQVYRNFLGRLQSVPEAGKHPEKLIKYSVEEIGARVNGLFQRGGGGGGGK; this is encoded by the coding sequence ATGGCTGAGCACGGTGAAGAGAAGCTTTTAGCTGTAGCGCGCCACATAGCCAAAACGCTGGGCCATAATGATTCGACGGCCGATGATATTCTCCAGATTTTCTCCAACTTTGACGGCAGATTTTCGCGTGACAAGTTGTCGGAGAAGATGGGTGATGGGGACCCTAGAAGCTGCGCTGCACTGGAACACACTCTGAAGTCTCTTGACCGTCAGATCTCCCAGTACGTGGCGGCAGATCAGCCCATCTGGGCGGATTCCGTCGATGCCGGAGCGTTCCTCGACGCCGTCGACGAATTAATCGCCACCCTCAGGGAGTGGCATCCGATGACTGGGGAAAAATCCGTGGCCGCGTGTTTGGATCGCGCCGAGGATTTGTTGCAGCAGGCGATGTTTCGCGTTGAGGATGAGTTCAGGTCGTTGATGGAACGGGGTGGCGAGTCGTTCGAGCTGAGTCGACCCTTAGGACCCGGCGAGTCAGCTGGTAACTACCTGTTCGATTCAGAGGATGAAGACGACGACGGAGGAATGATCGGATGCGGCGACGACCACCAGATCCCCATCGCGCACCCGATCTCCGATTATGATATCCTGATCGACGCTTTACCGTCGGTCACGATCAACGATCTGCACGAGATCGCGAAACGAATGGTTGCAGCAGGGTTCGGGAAGGAGTGTTCGCATGTTTACAGTAGTTGCAGAAGAGAGTTCTTGGAGGAAAGCATTTCTAGGTTAGGGTTACAGAAGCTGAGCATCGAAGAAATTCAGAAAATGGCGTGGTGTGATCTCGAGGACCAAATCGAGCGGTGGACCAAGGCCGCGACCGTGGCGCTTCGGATTCTTTTCCCCAGCGAACGGCGTCTCTGCGATCGAGTCTTCTTCGGCTTCTCCTCCGCAGCCAATCTCTCCTTCATGGAGGTATGCCGTGGTTCCACAATTCAGCTGTTAAATTTTGCTGACGCCGTGGCAATCGGCAGCCGATCGCCAGAACGGTTGTTCAAAGTCCTTGACGTGTTTGAAACTCTGAGAGACTTAATGCCTGAGTTTGAAGCCGTGTTCTCCGATCAGTACTGTTTGTTGCTTAGAAACGAAGCAATTACTATCTGGAGAAGGTTAGGAGAAGCGATCAGAGGAATATTAATGGAATTAGAGAATCTAATCCGGCGGGACCCTGCAAAATCGGAGGTTCCCGGCGGTGGCCTTCATCCCATCACCCGCTATGTGATGAACTACCTCCGAGCAGCTTGCCGCTCCCGACAAACTCTGGAGCAAGTCTTCAATGAAAGCATCGATGATCGAACATCATCTTCCTCATTATCAGTTCAAATGGCTTGGATAATGGAGCTGTTGGAGAGCAATCTGGAGGTGAAATCGAGGATTTACAGAGACCCTGCCTTGTGCTCTGTTTTCATGATGAATAATGGAAAATACATTGTTCAAAAGGTTAAAGACAGTGAACTGGGATTGCTCTTAGGCGACGATTGGATCCGGAAACACACTGCAAAAATCCGACAATATCAAGTGAACTATCAAAGAAGCTCATGGAATAAGGTTTTGGCAGTGTTGAAGGCAGACAATACCTCACTGGCTCCAAACCCCTCATTGAACACCATGAGAGAGAGGCTCAAGTTATTCAACTTGCATTTTGATGAGACCTGCAGGGCTCAATCTACCTGGTTCATTTTCGATGAACAGCTCAGAGAGGAGCTGAGGATTTCAGTGGTCGAGAACTTGTCTCAGGTCTACCGCAACTTCCTTGGAAGGCTCCAGAGTGTTCCA